A window from Saccharomyces cerevisiae S288C chromosome XIII, complete sequence encodes these proteins:
- the TPP1 gene encoding polynucleotide 3'-phosphatase (DNA 3'-phosphatase; functions in repair of endogenous damage of double-stranded DNA, activity is specific for removal of 3' phosphates at strand breaks; similar to the l-2-haloacid dehalogenase superfamily; homolog of human polynucleotide kinase/3'-phosphatase): MSHKLTILPFLIKFTPKFPQSIDHDEHGLNVYAFDLDHTIIKPKSPNISFSRSASDWQFINFNSKKSTLDYLCNIIDNDPTAVIVIFSNQGGVITVPRTSKSCTKYTNKILLFLKAIKNDERGETLSHRLWLYAAPKRPKTFAANHSKITFASLGESYNNDPNIFEKVRKPMTGMVEFFKRDLESAYRVSEQISPIKLNWIYYCGDAAGRKKDFSDSDIKFAENLHVEFKYPEEIFHG; this comes from the coding sequence ATGTCCCACAAATTAACAATCCTGCCATTTCTGATTAAGTTCACGCCCAAGTTTCCACAATCCATTGATCACGACGAGCATGGTCTAAACGTTTATGCCTTTGATCTGGACCATACAATTATCAAACCAAAGTCCCCCAATATAAGTTTTAGTAGAAGCGCAAGTGATTGGCAgtttattaattttaacTCCAAGAAATCCACCCTGGATTACCTGTGTAATATCATTGATAATGATCCCACGGCCGTCATAGTCATATTTTCTAACCAAGGTGGTGTCATCACCGTCCCAAGAACTTCTAAAAGTTGCACCAAGTACACTAATAAAATTTTGCTATTTTTAAAGGCAATCAAAAACGATGAGAGAGGAGAAACGTTATCACACAGGTTATGGCTATATGCAGCACCTAAAAGGCCGAAAACTTTTGCAGCAAATCATAGTAAGATCACATTCGCAAGCTTAGGTGAAAGTTATAACAATGATCCTAACATATTCGAAAAAGTTCGAAAACCAATGACAGGAATGGTAGAGTTTTTTAAAAGGGACCTGGAAAGTGCATACAGGGTTTCAGAACAAATTTCTCCCATCAAGTTGAATTGGATATATTATTGCGGTGACGCTGCTGGGAGGAAAAAGGACTTCAGTGATTCTGACATAAAGTTTGCTGAAAACTTGCACGTTGAATTCAAGTACCCTGAGGAAATATTTCACGGGTAG